From one Rhodamnia argentea isolate NSW1041297 chromosome 1, ASM2092103v1, whole genome shotgun sequence genomic stretch:
- the LOC115753284 gene encoding actin-related protein 2/3 complex subunit 4 codes for MCLQNFPCQEVERHNKPEVELKTSPELLLKPILICRNEAEKCLIETSINSLRISLKVKQADELENILTKKFLRFLSMRAEAFQVLRRKPVQGYDISFLITNYHCEEMQKHKLIDFIVQFMEDIDKEISELKMSVNTRGRLVAAEFLKQFI; via the exons ATGTGTCTGCAG AACTTTCCTTGTCAAGAAGTTGAGAGGCATAACAAGCCAGAGGTTGAGCTAAA gACTAGTCCTGAACTTCTGCTAAAACCG ATCTTGATATGCAGAAATGAAGCTGAAAAATGCTTGATAGAAACTTCCATTAATTCATTACGAATAAGCCTCAAG GTAAAGCAGGCAGATGAACTTGAAAACATATTGACCAAGAAGTTCCTAAGATTTTTGTCTATGAGGGCAGAAGCATTTCAGGTGTTGAGGAGGAAGCCAGTACAG GGTTATGACATAAGCTTCCTCATTACGAATTACCACTGTGAGGAGATGCAGAAGCATAAGCTCATTGATTTCATTGTGCAATTTATGGAG GATATAGATAAAGAGATAAGCGAACTCAAGATGTCTGTTAATACGCGAGGAAGGCTGGTCGCTGCAGAGTTTCTGAAGCAATTTATCTGA